AGCTTTAATATTATAGTTCAGATTAATATAGGTTCAATTAGCATATTGATGTACTTAATATTAATGTTTGCCTAAGATACTACCATTATCTTCTTTTTTAGATTTTTTGGCGGCTTTTTTCTCTTTTGCTGTTAACAGCGGTTTCTTTTTTACATTCTTCTTACTATCTTGACCTTTACTCATGGTTCTTTCCTTTTTAAGGTAACTTATACTGCCTTCTGATTGAGTCAAATGGGGCTGACTATCGGGCGGTATTGATACAATTGTCGCAGACGCTGCGTTCTGAATTAAGTATAGCCCTAAGCCTCCGCAATAGATAGCGATAGCACAATTTCCCTACGCTCCACTCAATTCATCCTTTTAAGCTCGGTTATATTTAACTCTGCTTTTATATTGAAATTAAGCGTATTCAAATTGAGTTTTTGGCTAGAGTCGCGCTCGAATAATGTATAAAACAATAATAGTATTAATAAGTGCTTACTTACGGATACATGCCGATTTGCTATAATAAGCGTTAAGCCAATGATTAGGTTTGGCAAACTCTTACTTATTAATATCTAGCACAATAGTGCTTACTGTTTTGGTCAAAATTATTATGCGTATTCGTAAACTATTTAAATTTGAAAATGCTCATATTGTTCGTAACTGTAGCTCTGAGCGCTGCAAACACTCTATCCATGGTCATAGTTATCAGATTGAGCTTATCTTAGAGGCCACTCGTCTAGATCATGGGCAAATGGTCTATGATTTTGGCTTATTAAAGTCTTCGATCAAAGACATCATCGATAGCTTTGATCATGCGATTTGTTTTTGGAATAAAGACGATCCTGAGTATATCGCTGCCTGTAAGAAGTTCAGTGCACGCTGGATTAGTTTGCCAGTGTCACCTTCAGCAGAGCAATTCTCACGAGTTATCTTCTTTTGGGCACAAGAAATCCTAAAACAAACCCAAATGCAAAATGGTGAGTCTGATGTCAGCGTCTACTCGGTGATTGCACACGAAACCGCAACTGGTTATGCCCAGTGTTTTGCTGATGATGTGGCTAATGAGCAAATGGGCAAGCTGGTATTAGAGGATTTTGAATTTAGCGAGCAAGTCTGTAGTGAGTGGCATGATCCTGAATTATATGCCAAGCTGATACGCGGTGAGAATTTTGTAAATCCTTCGGTAACGATGCAGGTTCACGAACAACAAGCAGGTACAGTCTGATGTCTAATCATAATGATACGCCTTTTACTGATAAACAGTTGCGAATATTAACTCTATATTCAGAAGCAGATACCGAAAGCTTAGCCGAGCAGCTTGCCGCCTTGTTAGTGTCAGGTAGCGTTTGGCTGGCAGGTGATTTGGGCGCAGGTAAAACCACGCTGACACGCTATTGGTTGCAAGCACTTGGGCATAAAGGTGCGGTAAAAAGCCCGACTTATACTTTGGT
The nucleotide sequence above comes from Psychrobacter sp. P2G3. Encoded proteins:
- a CDS encoding 6-carboxytetrahydropterin synthase; protein product: MRIRKLFKFENAHIVRNCSSERCKHSIHGHSYQIELILEATRLDHGQMVYDFGLLKSSIKDIIDSFDHAICFWNKDDPEYIAACKKFSARWISLPVSPSAEQFSRVIFFWAQEILKQTQMQNGESDVSVYSVIAHETATGYAQCFADDVANEQMGKLVLEDFEFSEQVCSEWHDPELYAKLIRGENFVNPSVTMQVHEQQAGTV